A single window of Alosa alosa isolate M-15738 ecotype Scorff River chromosome 11, AALO_Geno_1.1, whole genome shotgun sequence DNA harbors:
- the neil1 gene encoding endonuclease 8-like 1, whose protein sequence is MPEGPELHLASLFVNRVCNGVVFTGAVEKSEVSKSPDVPFTCDAYRVSATSRGKEVRLTLTPIKTNSDDKPPKRAGAKAEQNQEPMDVVIRFGMSGFFRFTPENELPKHAHLRFYTCEEPRRVLSFVDTRRFGSWQPNGTWQPDRGPCIMFEYESFRENVLSNLADKAFDRPICEVMLNQKYFSGIGNYLRAEILYRLNIPPFTKARNVLEALKSQKEDDEKTAVKGELEARSGKKGVTDSAPDLQTDGDPDLLSLCHTVPLEVVKMGGKGYDPEKADYSAFKAWLQCYYVDGMQSIRDHNGRTMWFTGDPGPLAPKVTKSPKAKKRLKKEDHDYTDTKKGAKKKHTETSTKESKVSKAANGTKTPTVQKRVSRRRSITKAPKSTQEEQVNHSKENAKPKGRRKSSTSVAQSQASRAKRTRGSKSTPEEPSTPQINNTGMRRRKSSSATEPQRRGCRATRGSVRQST, encoded by the exons ATGCCAGAGGGTCCGGAGCTGCACCTGGCCAGCCTGTTTGTGAACAGGGTGTGTAATGGCGTTGTGTTCACCGGCGCCGTGGAGAAATCCGAGGTCAGCAAAAGCCCTGACGTGCCCTTCACCTGCGATGCGTACCGAGTAAGCGCCACCTCTAGAGGCAAGGAGGTGCGCCTTACCCTCACGCCCATCAAGACCAACAGCGACGACAAGCCGCCCAAAAGGGCTGGGGCCAAGGCAGAGCAAAACCAGGAGCCCATGGACGTCGTGATCCGCTTCGGGATGTCTGGATTCTTCCGTTTCACTCCTGAGAACGAGCTCCCAAAGCATGCCCATCTCCGGTTCTACACGTGCGAGGAACCTCGCCGGGTGCTGAGCTTTGTGGATACACGCAGATTTGGAAGCTGGCAACCGAACGGCACCTGGCAACCCGACCGGGGTCCATGTATCATGTTTGAGTATGAGAGCTTCAG GGAAAACGTTTTATCCAACCTTGCGGACAAGGCCTTCGACAGACCCATTTGTGAAGTGATGCTGAACCAGAAGTACTTCAGTGGAATCGGCAACTATCTCCGAGCAGAGATACTTTACAG ACTGAACATCCCACCGTtcacaaaggcaaggaatgtTCTGGAAGCTCTCAAGTCACAGAAGGAGGATGATGAAAAGACGGCGGTCAagggggag TTGGAAGCCAGGTCGGGGAAGAAGGGAGTGACCGACAGTGCTCCTGACCTTCAGACAGACGGTGATCCTGACCTTCTCAGTCTGTGTCACACCGTTCCCCTGGAAGTTGTGAAAATGG GAGGTAAAGGCTATGATCCGGAGAAGGCCGATTATTCGGCCTTTAAAGCCTGGCTGCAGTGTTACTATGTAGACGGCATGCAGTCCATAAGAGACCATAATGGCAGAACCATGTGGTTCACG GGAGATCCTGGCCCCTTGGCTCCAAAAG TTACAAAATCCCCTAAAGCCAAGAAGCGGTTGAAGAAAGAGGACCACgactacacagacacaaaaaag GGAGCCAAAAAGAAACACACTGAGACCAGCACAAAAGAGAGCAAAGTGTCAAAGGCAGCGAACGGCACAAAGACACCCACGGTGCAGAAAAGGGTTTCTCGGAGACGGAGCATTACGAAGGCGCCCAAAAGTACGCAGGAGGAGCAAGTCAATCACTCCAAAGAAAATGCCAAACCGAAAGGGCGCAGAAAGAGCAGCACAAGCG TGGCTCAGAGCCAGGCTAGCAGAGCCAAGAGGACCAGGGGCTCCAAGAGCACCCCAGAGGAGCCAAGCACTCCCCAGATCAATAACACaggaatgaggaggaggaagagcagctCAGCTACTG